Part of the Osmerus eperlanus chromosome 22, fOsmEpe2.1, whole genome shotgun sequence genome, TTTAAAGGTGATTTCTTGCGATAAATCGAGACGGGTGTGTGACAAGCTAGCCATCAACATTTTTCATGGTTAGTCTATTTATGGATGTATACACTGTGGCCAGTAAAAGCAGAATGTAGATCTGCTCAATATTTGCTCTTCATTGATTTGGTTGTGTCCATGCTTGAAATCAACAACGTGCTCAGTTTGACATTCTGACCAATGATCAATATGCTGATCAATAGACTGGGTCTTACTTATCAGGGGTTTTCCTGTCAACGTGGCCTGTCGGAGCGACACATTCAAAAGTTGACCTTCACTAGCTGACCGTATCTCTTATACCTAGTGCTTATTTTCACCATTTGGTGACAGTGACTATAGACGCCGTACCATTACACCACTAAAGATTAAAGATTCGGGTTAGCAAGGTCATGGAAAACATGTAGGCTGAGTCAAGACATTTTAGAAAATGTGATTTTGAGGTTTAGTAAAAGCAGTGGAagtggtttggggggggggggtacagacaATTCTAGAAAAAGTATGGATATTTGTAACAGAATATTATGCAGGCCTTAGGCGTTAACCCTATTTGGAGGCTAGCTGCATATGTCAACACCATATTGTATGCTAATGTCTACAGTGGCAGGCATACCTGCCTTGATAGATTTTGAAACTTTTAACATCATAAGAAATTAGTTTAAAGTGATGGAAAAGCCATGGAAATCCCACTGGTCTATGGCGTAGGGATAATGATTGGTCAATGATTAACAGATTGTTTTCGCAGTGGCATACATGATCTGTGCAGCTGCTCATAAACATGTTAGTCAAAGCAACAGGTGTAATAAATTTATGACAGCGTTTGTAAACATGCTGGTTTAGGTTCACTGGCCTGGAACTCTGGAACCCCGCCCTCATTTGCACGTGCATGCTTGGTGGAATAGGATCTCTCTTTGTTATCCCATGTACATTTGTTGTTGAACATTTATGTCAGTGCCTTAAGCTCAATTTAAGGCATTGTTTTGAAAACTTAAACCAGCCTTACAAAATAGACCAGTTAAACTTAATAGGGTATCCGATTATAACAACTACACTGATCATTTAATGGCATTATCCCTGAGGGGCCTATCATGGTCACCATAAGTTGTTTTGCAGATACAGGCTAAATAAATGATTGGTTAAACAAATTGTTGAATCAAACAAGATATTTTAGGGCATGAAAACTGTTTTTAGATTTGAGGACAGGAAGATGTAAGGACAGTCTTCACGGATTTAGCAGCATTGTTCACCTTAGTTATAAGACTACTGAGAACAATTACGCCTGCCCATCGACCTGTTAGgtacaaatgtaggctacaagATCATGTAAAACTCTGTGAGTCTAAGATCGATGCTTGACAACTGAAATAACAAGACGACGTTTGGCTACGGGCCACTGATGAATCTTTGCGCTGAATATTTTGTTCAACGCAAAAATAATAGCCTACACCCATTCGATTTTAATTCGGACGAGGCATTGCAGATCACCAGTGTCGTGGCAAGTTTACATTCAGTCAAACTTTCAGTAGGCTATCATGGAAAAAAGCTCACCTAGTCACATAGGCCCATGCTGTTGCATCATTTGATCTGTGTATATTTGGGCTGTAGTTGAAAAGGGGAGCATCCGAACGCGATCCACTCTTTCGAACGGACCCATCTTAACATTATCAGTAGCCTAAACACAGAGAGAGCTCTCTACTTCTTTATctgttgaggagagagagagagagagagagagagagagagagagagagagagagagagagagagagagagagagagagagagagagagagagagagagagagagagagtaagagtaagagtaagagagagagagagtaagaaaaagaaaaagaaagaaagcgagagaatTCAAATAATACaattctctcttcctttcgCTAAATCTAAGGCTGTATATCTAGATGTACAggctgtaataataaatatttgtTTCGATTAGGATAAAATGCTGAAAATTGTAAAAGAAACATCAATATTTGACATTTTGACAGCTTTAGTTAAGACAAAAAGTTAGTTGTCATAACAAATAGATAGGCTATGCTCCTTATATATTGTCATAGCCGGTTTGGCAAATTACATGGAGAACAGCTAAATTATCGTTCACAAAGACGGACTGACAATGCTTATTGGCGTTGAATAGCAAAAGTTGCCCCCATCTACGGATTGCGAAACTGCGTGCTTGTTTCGTCACCAAAAAAAAGCTACGTTGGACCACACCACATTCCGACCGCTCTAACCTCGCACGACCATTTCCAGAATAGAGCCCGCGAATAAAAGTGCTTTCGATAGCCTGACGTTTATAGCCTACGCAAGGACGAGAGAGAAAATGGCTGTCTCCTTCAGACTATCCGGTTTATTTTCTATCGTGGTTCCATGCACAAATCCATTTCACGCAGCGAAAACCGCTGCAGCCTTCTGTTAAACCTAATATAGTGATAATGTCTGGAAGCATCCTTAACGGCATGTCCACGTTGAAAGAATGTTTCGCCTGTCAAAGACAGATTTACGACGTGTTTGGACAACTGTGGCAGACAGTtttatttttagttttttttaggtTTGATTATCAGATCACAATAGGcaaaaaagacaaacaaataaaaaatagccTAGTCAACCTATCTGCATAATTTCAGAGTTTCAAAAGTGTTAAAGACTTAGGCTGTTTGAAAAACTATTGAAATGTGAATTTATGACGTAAGACACCATCAATTACCCTACCCAAGAAGGGCTTCTCCCTCGCGCATTTGGCCTAGACATTGATGAGCAGGCTTGATTGTTCTACAATTTGCCTTTGTATTATATCCCCCCGACTCTGAACCAAGCATAACATTATTGATCTCAAGTTTGTTACAAAATCAGATAATCTTTCCTCAGCAGTGAATCCACCTGCACCTTAATTCCTCAACGATTCATCAACCCGAGGAGTCAAGAAGTTGATTGGTATACAGACTGTAATTAAGCTTTAACTGAAATTCAAAAGATAGGTAGGCTACCCCATCGGTTTCAAATGCTGACATTGGTTAGCGGGGTACAATCGTTATCAAACAGCGTATAGGCTATCGATGTAGTAGCCTCAATTACATCATTATACGGAACATGCTACATGCGCTCACTCGCCCATTTGCTTTATAAAGAAATACGCTTTCTTGTCTAACACCCGTCAATGACGTCTCTTCCTTTGCAGAATGTTAGTTTCGCTTGTGAGCACTGGGTACTGGCTGTTGCCCAGATACCAGCTAACCAATAATCTTTTAATAGGTCGACCGCACCACTGCAGCACTGCAGTTGCGCGAAACCAATAGCTCTCACCAGCATTAAGCACACCTTCAAACCTTCCTTCTGTTCAGTGATGCACACATGCGAGTTTGTCTGGGGAAAATACACTACACGATGTTAAACCCAAATCCACAGACTTATGcaagaataaaaaataataataggcTAAGCATCAAAATCCTGTTTTGCATGTTGTTTTTCTGCAAGCCTCCGTTATACGGTAATCTGACAGTAATTTGGCCTGATAGCCTATTTGGCTATAAAacattaggctaaatgcatTTATTGGCGTATTGACAATCCTTTGTTTTAGTCTCTGTGGCATCGCCTCGTTTATCATCAATAGCCCTATATAATTGACATTATTGCAATTATTGCAACTATTCGCATGATGTGCTAGCATTCTCTCGTTAAATTATGACATTGAATGGATTGGATCCAGGTAGTCGTTAAAAAAGTCCTTGTTCATACATCTTCTACAATAGACTATCATGCATGTGAGATCAGTGTAGGCCTATTTCTAATTGGGGCCAAATACCCTTAAATGAACTCGGACTGGTGTACCACGTGATTTGAAAAGGCTGAGACCTAAATAATTACAATGGATATGAGCATGAATCACATCGAAATAATATTACATAGCTTATGTGCAAAGGGATTCTTCTCATAGTTGGGAGTCTTACAGATAGGCCTTTAAGACTCCAAACTCCATGTGCAAACGTATGTGCTCAGTCCAGCCTATAGGCTATTTTTCGGAGTTATATATTAGGATCTGTGGGTTGCAGAGGCCGATTGAATCTGCAGCTGATAAAGCAAATAAGCCGTGTAGCCTAAATATCCACGTCCTCATTTAGCGATAGGCCTTCAACAAATGAATCGCAAACAACGTTGTTCTATAGGCTAGGCCTTGTAATCCTAATCAACAAAATGTTTACATTATCAGCAGGCTACAAATCGCACATAATCCATAGAGAAAGTGTGAGTTGCCTAAGAATTGGGACTTGCAAAAGGCCTACTTGTCAAACGGTATTTATTAATGCACCTCAGATTTTAAATAGCCTAATTGAACTAGTAGCCTATGCCTTAGGATCTAACCATGATCTATTGTTTTGGGAAGGCCTTCATAAAGCAATAATGTTAAGATTATAATTGCATTCTTAAATAATGTAATCGACTTTGAATTTTGATCAGCTTTGTGGATGTAAATGACATGAAAATGCTATCATAGGCTACTTAATTTTGAAAGAACCATATTGCGTCGGAAATTCGCAAATGGATCCTTTTTGGTATTTTCATCCTCTGATCGCAAAAGGAAGGATTGGAATAAAATAGGCCATCAAATTGTAGGCTAGGTTATAGCATCTAGCCTATTGAGGCTTGTATTAATGTTTTACAATAATTATAGAATAATAATACAATTTTGTTTTTGATAATGACAGAAAGGCAGTCTTAATACCAATGCAAGGCTATTCGGCTACTAGAGTTGATTGCCTACTAGGCATGTAGCCTAATGCTTGATTAAAATGATGGCTACTATTATCCTCGTTATTGGGCCCTGTTTATAGGCTATGCCACAATTTTTGTTATTTAAAGTTGTAGCCCATCTATTGCTACAACAAGCACGGTGCATACTgcataggctaggctacaggTCACATCTAGATAGTTAGATTTGTTAGATAGATAGGCCTGTATTTTTCAAGGCAATATTTGTATAGCCTACTGGTGTTGGCTTTTTGCACATTTTTGCTTGGTTTAAGAGACGGGCGTGTTTTAATGTCTGACCAGCACAAGCGTGAATTTTAGCAGTTTTATAACGCATTGAAAGATTTTTTTGACGCTTGTAATTATTTTCTTGCTGTTGAGTAGGGATTTTTTTCAGTTTTATCATATAGTTTGAGGCTAGATTTTTTTACGTGTTTTGATAGCCTATTCTTTGCTTGCTGTGGAGTATTCTGCCGTAACAAGTTCACCGTTTATCGGACAGACTAAAATAGTCTAAAAAAGGTAAAAGAATTGCCAGTTTAATAATAGGCTAACTCAACCTCTATTCAGCTCCATTTGCAGGTCCAACGTAGCCTGTAAAAAGCATACCCTTAACCAGTTAAATCAATAAGCCAGGACAAATAACACCAGGACAACTCATGTTAGGTCCTAAATAAATTCAATAAGATGTGACCAATAGGGCCTAAGCATGAGACACGTTTTCCATTAAAATGCTAGGCTACCGATCTGTCCCATAAAAGGTTTTGTAATAGCTTTTACCTAATGAATTTGGTTGTCATTTTATTACTGTAAATGTATACTTTTTTATTGGATTGTACTATTTTCAGATGTCGCTTTAAGCAGAAAATCTATTTTTCCAAATGTGTGTTGGAATTCATTCTCCCTTGTAAAATGCTGTCTTGATGTTATTTCTAATGCGCAACTTTTCCTTCACACATAGGTCATTAGATACAATATTTTCATCAAATACACTTTATATCGTCTATAGTCTTTGGTTTTGCTTTAATATTTGGCGACACATGTGTTTTTGAAGATCTCAGAATATGCGGGTAATTGATCCACCGCGCCAAAGCCACCATTTTCCCCTCAAGAATTTTCTGAAGTGGACGCTCCTCCCTCTCGCTTAGCAACCCAGAGCACGTAGCAACGGCCCAACCAATAGATGTTGTGTAAATGGTTCCACCGACCGCGGTATCTTGGCAACGCATAAAAAAATGTGATGACGTCGTCTGTGCAAGATTATTATGGTCTGTCTGGAATTCACTCCGCGAGAGTGAGGAGAAAAATATCTTCCAGCTAACGTTCACCGAGCTAACGGAAGATTGAAGTAAACATGGAGCTGTCTGCTGTTGGAGAGAGGGTATTTGCTGCCGAATCTATCATCAAACGACGAATTAGGCGGGTATGTGCAACACCGGTGTCCATTTTGTCATGCAATACGCACCAACACAGCTGTTGTTGCCTTGCTTACTAAAATGTACTCTTATCTATTTCTGATGGCACGCAGGGTCGAATGGAATACCTCGTGAAATGGAAGGGCTGGTCACCGAAGTAAGTTCAGCGCGAAATGATATCAAAACGAGCTAGCCGGTAGAGTTGCATTTGAAGCTGTCGTTGCCTAGCTGTCGATATGAGATTTGCCTCTTTGCTTGGCTCGTCCATAAATGTCCCAGCGCTTGCATGGCATGCTGATCTAACGTTGTTGGTTAGCCAGGGCTGCTAGCTGTATTAGCCCGGTAACAGGCAGCTCGCAAATGGAAAACTCAGACGCACGCTGGCTAGAAACGTTGGCTAGCTTGCATGGCAGTCTTCTTGCCTTTTTAACCTATTGACAGTCGGCGCTTTTTAATGGTATCTGTCTCCATAGGTATAGCACTTGGGAACCGGAGGAGAACATCTTGGACTCCCGCCTCTTCGTCGCTTTTGAGGAGAGGTAAGTGACTTGCAGTGGGCCTTTTTGTAAATTCACAGGCTTGATGCAGGAAAACAGCGTGCGACGTAACGTTAGAAGACAAAATGCATTCAAACCTTCTCGTGCGCTTCCTCTAAATGCGTGTTTGTGCCCTCTACTATttcagggagcgagagagagaattgtTCGGTCCCAAAAAGAGAGGACCTAAACCGAAGACCTTCTTGCTTAAGGTAGGCCTAAACTTGCCACATGCAATGCTTAGTATTTTGAAGTGGGTCTATGCCTCATAAACATGCCTCCCACCCATCTGTCACGCTCGCCCGTTCTTTCTGGACTAAATCATACAATTGTTTTTGAGTGTTTGATCATACGAAATAGACAGGGTCTACTCGTTTGCAGAGGTTAAGTATTGTCAATCagtggttttgtttgtttattgcaTGCTATACTGCGTGTGTATTTTCAATGTAGAGATTGATGGTCAAATGTCCGCTGTTTTGAAAGGAAGTTAATTTTCTCTGAACGATATGTCAGGAAATGATCAATACACATGTAAGAATGTTTTATATTAGAAATACTAACAGTAACCTATTAGGCCTACCGAAAGTAACCTTTTGTATTCAAAATTATATTTATGTCATGTATTTAGGCAACCCCTTAATATTAATAAAAAGCAATAACGCATTAATGTTGCAACGAAGTGGATTTAGCGATTGTCAGATTTTTAAAACGAAATGTTACATTAAGGAGCTGTCATTAAGGAACGCACCCGGCCCTTTGAGGAGGGCGAACCGTGAAATTGCTTAATGACCTGCAGTTTATCTTGAGTTCTCTTGAATTTCTCCTTGCAGCTGTTGTAAACAGTTCTACATTGACAGTGGTGTTCTCTATATAATAACCTCAATCGTATTAGGACTATATCTGTTTTGGCATTAATTGCTACATTCATCTATTGTTATCACAGCAGTCCTTATCATGCCTTTATTTAAATATAAACATGTCTATAACTAGATAATACATTATAGCTGTCAGGCTAACAGTGTCATAACCAGTTTCAGAATGACTGACATTGAATCTTTATTAGGGTCTTGGTCATTCAAAGGGTTACATTTCAGACCCCCTCTGTCCCTTGTCAGGCGCAGGCTAAAGCTAAGGCCAAATCGTACGAGTTCCGAAGCGAAGCTGTCCGAGGGATGCGTGTCACCTACCCTAGCCCAGAGCCAGTCGTCACTCCCAGGGCCCGGGAGGGACTGAGGACCGTGGTCCCCACCATCTTCCCTCCCAGCACTGTCAACAGGGGGGAGAGCGTCCGGGTTCGACCGCCAGAACAGGTTCGTGAGCACCGGCCCCCCGTTCTCCAGAGAACCGGCCCGGACGGCCTCGTCTACGTTCCGAAGAAGAGAGGGCCTAAACCCAAGCTTCGTTTCAAGGAAGCCCCCACTGTTCCGTCTACCTTTGACCATcaaaagaggaagggagaggaggaggtgagctaCACACCCCACAGTTTGGCTAGGCTGGGTCTTTCCAGGGGAGACGAGAGGGGCTCTGAGATGCGGACGATTAAATTAGCCCGCAGACACTCGGAGGACCTGAGCTACTCCCGCAAGATCCGTTCGGTCCCCAGCAGAAGCACACACCAGCACTATGGCCAAGGGAGGGGCGTGCACTCACACAGAACAGGCTCAGCGTTGCAAGGATGCAGGACTAAGGAGTTCTACCTGTCTCCTCCTCACTTCAAGCACCTGTCCAAAACGGCTCAGTACCAACCCAGCGAGGTCCCCTCCAGGGAAGTGCCCTTTCTTGACGACAAAACTCCTCTGGCCCGAACCGTCGGTGAACAAGACAGCGATTCGTGGAGGCCCAGTTTAAGCAACGCGGAGAAGGTTTTAGTCACGGACGTGACAACCAACTTTTTGACAGTGACCATTAAAGAGAGCAGCACCGATCAAGGGTTTTTCAAAAGCAAAAGATGATTTTGTAAACTTTACCAACTGTTCTTAACAAGCATAAGTGTCATTTATAACAATTTGTATGTAATGTATAAAAAGAAATTACATTATATAATGTacatatttatgtatatatgaaATAGTTGGGCATATATTTAATGTGATGACCAAATTAAATTCCATAAAGTCCATGAAGTTATTCAATACCGTGTCTAGAAGAGTTGCCGGCCTAATTTGCTGCAATGTCCTTTGTACAGAGTTAGGCTTATGTCTGCTTTAGCCTAAGTGTTTAACTGTAACAAATGTCAAACATAATCTTTTATTTTTGTCAAACTAACATAAATGTTTAGGGTAGAATCTAAGCATACATGGGTTTAACAAATTAGGATACATAAAACAATTCCACCAGGGCATCAATTTGAATAATTACTGCAATGAATAGACCACTCATTTTACGACTTTTGAGATGCAGCCAGATCATTAACATGAATTGGAAATGTAATAATGcacttttaatttgtttttcaaAAGAAGGTCATATGACATGGTTGTTGTCAATTTGTGTTGCTAGCTACGCAATAGGGAAACGCACCTTTCTGATGTTAATCATGCTGGTTTTACCCAAGAATGTATCACCTTTTCCTATAAGTTTAGGCCTTTTCGACATTCTGTAACTGAATAATCACAACTGTCCGTATATGATTTTAAGTAAATGGATGCGCATTCACCGGTTTCAGCTTGTTTATTTAGTGTTTCCAGTTCTTGGATGTGGATAGATGACTAGGCTTGTTTATCCATGTGTTTAAGGAGACCTAAAGTCGAGTTCCAACTGGCCTCAATACAGCCTACGATACAAATAAAATGTGACTAAAACAATGATGATGGTAATTTCACTGTTATGATGTCGATGGTCGAAGAATTATGGAAATCTTAGTTATTGAAGCATATAAGCCCTAATTGACGCCTGGAGGCCTTAGCGCCCGTGAAGCCATGTTCAATTAATTTAAGACGACATTTGTGAAATAGCATTGACCGGTCTCAAATTTCAAGGATTAGGCTGATGTAGAAGATGCAGAAATGAAATCGGAAGCCTCTGTATTTGATAGAAAATATTTAGCGAAGAGAAAATGCGCCACGGCTGTAATTGTCTTAGGTTATTTAAAGTGCCGGCGTCTTTTGTCGTTATAGTTTTTCAATTTAGCTTTGGCGTCGGCTAACTTTCCAAAAATGAAAAGTGAAATGTAAATCCAGTTTATAGTTCACAAACCCGAAATTATTCTTACATTTTAATTTCAATTTTACATTCTTTTATCGGTTGTTCAATAGGGCTATGTTGTAAATTAAGTAGCCTTTATTACATGATATAGGGCCTAGATTTAACGGGTACGTCTTCATGGACAAGGTACATATTTTTTCCGCACAGGCTATTGTGCAGATTTAGGTCATTCAGTGGATCAAGACGGTTACATCGCGCTTTGTCGTTGCCACAGTCGGATGTGTTGAAACAGCCCTGTAAACAACTGTTAACCCGTCAACAAagtaaaaagaaacaaaaaactcTTGTGATCCATTCCGCTGATAGTCTAGTCTATCCCATAACCATTTTCGTGCACAAATTATGTTACAGATGAGAAAAATATGTAGTCACGTTTCACCTAATTTTCGGGTTGTTTCGGTCTTCGTTTAGACATTTATGAAACATGTGGAAGGGCACCACGGCGTTGTATTTTTAACGATAGGATCCTAACCCGCCCGCAAACGTAACCTTGGTCAGTGGGGTCAACGTCACAGCTGGCCGCTTCTGACATGTTTGCTAAATCTTCTTGACTTAAGTTTCACTGCAATGTTCACAGGTACATTGAAAAATTCGTATATGTGGTGCAaaagctgtaaaaaaaaaaacacacaaaatacatGCAAAATAAGCACACATGCATTTCAGTTTGTTACATTTCAGTGTACATGCGTCGTTTTGATATAGTCTTTATTAGTGTTCCATAAATCTGTTACGTACATGAGAATTCTATGCATCAGTTTGTATGTTCAATACACTGCTAAATTAAGCTTAATTATGACTAGATATATGTTCTTTTACTCATATGTCTTCAGAAAAGAGTGAGACAGCTGGCCCACTCATGTCTTCACACTCATATCATTAGCACAGTTGTCATTGTTGTAGCCATTGTCACAATAGTCATCCACACCTTCCATCGGCAAGAAATTCCCCTGTTAAGAGAAGTCAGTTGTCAAAAGATTTGTCAAAACCATGTGTGACTGTGCAAACACAGTATGCAGAAACTTTGTATGGGGGTGGATGAGGGAATGGTTAAGCCACGTGAATTTGCACATgcaaagagatgagagagagacagaggcagagagaagaggacctGGGATCTAGGTGGAGCTGCTATAGGACAGGGATGTTCGTTAGACAGGGTGTCCATAGTTCCTGTCACAGCGGGGGTAACAGTGAGGGTTCAGCCAGTGCTCCAGGTTGGTCTCCTGGGCTCTCTGGTCCAGAACCTGCATGTGGAGCAGATGCtcctgaaaagagagagagagagaaaagttgagggaaacagagagagagagaggaggtaagagAGAGGGCAACAGATATTGTGGTTGAGAACTTCTTTAGTCTATAAAACCAACTGGGAAAGCACCGACACCAACTGTAAACACTAATGACTCAGACAGCAACAGCTCAGCTCTGCGATGAGGTCTTCTGCACACTCCGTTTCATGCGCACCACTTTTTGAGGATGTCATAACAGCCCAGAAAAAGGCAAGGCATTGTTTTCAATACACAGAGAATAGCATGAAAACCAATCCGTGTCCATGAAACTCTGAACCTTACTCTCATTGGCTCGTCAGGGTGGCCGGGTTTCAGCTGCCTCTTGCTGCGGAGAAGCTGCTTGGCAAAGCTCTCTTTGATGATGGGGTTGGCATCTGAGAACAGAGATGGTGAACTGCAGTCACAGTATTTTAACAGAGCCATATATCTACATGGGGAGGTGCTTGCTTCCCCGTATAAAAGAACTTGAGGAACTTATGACACGTGTCAGCTGTTATATCTTGGGTTAGATATCAAGCCCACcaaccccccacctcctcacacattTAGGAAAATAGCAATCCACCAAGGTCTATAAACAGTCAAGTGACCGCAAATGTAACTGCTAATTAACCGAATATAAATCGTGTCAAAAAGCTGTGGCCGTCACTGTGGTTTGTTTAGCTAGTCATGTGAAGCTGTGTATCCCCTAGTGCTGCCCTGGCAAAACCAAGGCCCTAAACCTCAGCCCccgctctaacacacacacacacacacacacacacacacacacacacacacacacacactggcctctcAGAGCTACAGTGCTCCGTTTCTGTCTCCGTAGTCCTCAGAATGCCATTATGAGGCTGTTTTTGGAGCGGAGGCAACAAAGTGCccattcatccctccctctccccagggaGCCCAGGCCGGCGGAGCATGTGACCTCCAGAGAAGGCCCTGGCTGCCGTCTGAGGGTCTGAGGAACCTGGCTCTGTCAACAGAGGTGAGGCCTTAGGCTCTCACAGCAACGTGGCAAAAAACCTTCAGGGGCTTGCCTTCACGTTTGCCTTCCGATACACAGATGACCTGTTTAAGTCCTCTATGGAATTAAATATGTTTTGTTTGAATGATTTATGTATCGGTTTAAGGTAGATAAGCCAGATGCAAATTCCAACAATTCAGTGCTGTAGAGCTTTTCAGGTAACTTAGTAAATTGTATTCAGAAAATTGTGTTGTGATAAAATAATTAATTGTTTATTAAATACAAGGCAATGTGCATATTACTCAAACGAAAAATATGCATAATTACAGATTTATTTTTTTGATCATGCTGGACATTTTTCATGCTGGAAAGTTTCGGAATCTTTGTTCAATACAACACAA contains:
- the cbx8b gene encoding chromobox protein homolog 8b, whose amino-acid sequence is MELSAVGERVFAAESIIKRRIRRGRMEYLVKWKGWSPKYSTWEPEENILDSRLFVAFEERERERELFGPKKRGPKPKTFLLKAQAKAKAKSYEFRSEAVRGMRVTYPSPEPVVTPRAREGLRTVVPTIFPPSTVNRGESVRVRPPEQVREHRPPVLQRTGPDGLVYVPKKRGPKPKLRFKEAPTVPSTFDHQKRKGEEEVSYTPHSLARLGLSRGDERGSEMRTIKLARRHSEDLSYSRKIRSVPSRSTHQHYGQGRGVHSHRTGSALQGCRTKEFYLSPPHFKHLSKTAQYQPSEVPSREVPFLDDKTPLARTVGEQDSDSWRPSLSNAEKVLVTDVTTNFLTVTIKESSTDQGFFKSKR
- the c22h17orf67 gene encoding uncharacterized protein C17orf67 homolog; amino-acid sequence: MKKFVAFFLCMVLLTVFTDANPIIKESFAKQLLRSKRQLKPGHPDEPMREHLLHMQVLDQRAQETNLEHWLNPHCYPRCDRNYGHPV